One window of Salminus brasiliensis chromosome 16, fSalBra1.hap2, whole genome shotgun sequence genomic DNA carries:
- the pom121 gene encoding nuclear envelope pore membrane protein POM 121, with product MSPEDKRRLAFTSAALLVVALFFLALSYIPTYLYILFFFAGFCGVGYYKAEEFRLFDRLGLNPRRGLTVPPALLRCLPGGSLRGAPASTRNKNRVNKSDARNSLAASVERHFGSSVQRREAFSEAAFSPRDLLMGSYLVKAESPPGAGRPAGAPGLHMHPGEQLRERLVRPNHGVPTPNRRLSFGDPAGTTGRFTITPQRHYPLQQTGMSSVGVLPPAQWDGFRKKSILTQRNTPTHSPVTVKIARPDNASRSSFFDQLNSPGALPSPGFGVQADPCSRETVLSVLRESRKRDVDDEDKGHATGQKSKRRRHDSSGSSHSAFEPLLANGAPSQLVPKPGNLKRGMNASMVEESTMKRSRTSSISSMSGVPASFGVPGSVRNPIRSSYSSSQGYLQRRAASSLSLSPLTSPASSRCQTPERAAKKPREEDITSPSSASSMKSDKTPTDLAPGSGKRSPVPEAPVTSASDSGGSSGKRKRKIQLVSTRRGDQISMPPPPELGYTVTVKDLDMEKKAAINQIQKVLEEPEPEKSTPAPASAPSSTPSLSLFSQVAPASSAVSSPGVSTPSLAPLSAPAVRPPPVYTTVSAPATTPTIDLTVAPASTASPALTLITTPAAVATTTSTSAAPALSLSNPLLESLKNMKNSSLISSPSPLAATSAAPAASVITQAPVSVAPAGQGTGALKSEPALASPLPIVSASLAPATQSASPMPSAFAQILAQPLQPLSSTLSPGGSSLFSLKPQAAPASAAPTPTASTIPTMPASSATNPAPSGFKPIFGAATTAPASAAEVKPTQPAFKPIFGSAAEGSLSAFGQPATSVPSAPVSQSATSLFGNLTNTHPASASVASSTPATQTPSKSLFGNWPSASAAPAPAVNSTFQFGAPSSTPSSGLGGGTTTTSSSSSTTSTFQFGALKPSQTAPPAAPPAAPQSTFMFGQTPAAPNSTATTFGGFGMVSNTATTTASAPTTQATFGSSSFSTSTSFPNATTQAPAATKPFTFGAGSGGSGPAPFAFGVPASTAAPSFGTPSQSAFGSTTTASTFGTPSQPAFGSTTAAPTFGTASQPTFGSTTAAPTFGTPSQPTFGSTTAAPTFGTPTQPTFGSASTGFSFANTTTQSVAPAFGATTQTAAPVPAPAFTFGGAPATPQNNAQNAPAPAASGGFNFTASLSGAQFATPAPAAQTQGFTFGNSNADNKLTFGTSTPAFGNSNAPIPFGSPGTPVQGFGASPFNTPSATFSIGAGSKPSGTRQRLQARRQHVRKK from the exons ATGTCTCCTGAAGATAAGCGGCGGCTAGCTTTCACCTCAGCTGCGCTGCTTGTGGTCGCTCTGTTTTTTCTCGCACTGAGCTACATACCGACCTATCTGTATATACTTTTCTTTTTCGCAGGTTTCTGTGGGGTTGGTTACTATAAAGCGGAGGAGTTCCGCCTCTTCGACAGGTTAGGCCTCAATCCCCGCCGTGGCCTGACGGTGCCGCCGGCTCTGCTGCGCTGCTTGCCCGGCGGGTCTCTGCGAGGAGCGCCGGCTAGCACCCGAAACAAGAACCGCGTCAACAAAAGCGATGCGAGAAACTCGCTAGCGGCTTCTGTCGAGCGGCATTTCGGGAGCTCTGTTCAGCGAAGAGAAGCGTTCAGTGAAGCCGCGTTCAGCCCGCGGGACTTACTCATGGGGAGTTACCTCGTTAAGGCAGAGAGTCCCCCCGGCGCGGGGAGGCCTGCTGGAGCACCCGGGCTTCACATGCATCCCGGAGAGCAGCTCCGAGAGAGACTCGTTCGGCCGAACCACGGCGTCCCGACTCCGAACAGGAGGCTCTCCTTCGG AGACCCAGCAGGTACCACAGGGAGGTTTACCATCACCCCCCAGAGGCATTACCCGCTTCAGCAGACAGGGATGTCTTCAGTGGGTGTGCTTCCCCCAGCACAGTGGGATGGGTTCCGCAAGAAGAGCATCCTCACCCAGCGCAATACTCCCACACACAGTCCAGTTACAGTGAAGATCGCTAGACCAGACAATGCATCTCGGTCATCATT TTTTGACCAGCTGAACTCCCCTGGAGCTCTCCCATCTCCTGGGTTTGGGGTCCAAGCTGACCCCTGCTCTAGAGAGACTGTGTTGAGCGTGCTCAGAGAGAGCCGTAAACGTGACGTTGATGATGAAGACAAAGGCCATGCAACTGGGCAGAAGAGCAAAAGGAG GCGCCATGACAGCAGTGGAAGTTCCCACTCAGCGTTTGAGCCTCTACTTGCAAACGGTGCCCCATCACAGCTTGTGCCAAA ACCTGGAAATTTAAAGAGAGGGATGAATGCCTCAATGGTGGAGGAGTCCACAATGAAGAGATCTCGCACGTCCTCCATAAGCTCAATGAGTGGTGTACCGGCTTCCTTCGGCGTGCCAGGATCTGTCCGCAACCCCATTCGTAGTTCCTACAGCTCCTCTCAAGGCTACCTGCAG AGAAGAGCGGCATCTAGTTTGAGTTTATCTCCGCTCACGAGCCCTGCATCATCGCGGTGTCAGACTCCTGAGAGAGCGGCTAAGAAGCCCAG GGAGGAAGATATCACTTCTCCCAGTTCTGCTTCTTCCATGAAGTCTGATAAGACACCCACCGACCTTGCTCCTGGCTCAG GGAAACGCAGCCCTGTGCCTGAGGCCCCTGTTACATCTGCATCAGACTCTGGAGGAAGTAGTGGCAAACGCAAGCGGAAAATCCAGCTGGTATCCACACGAAGAGGAGACCAGATTTCTATG CCCCCTCCTCCTGAGTTGGGCTACACAGTCACTGTGAAGGACCTGGACATGGAGAAGAAAGCTGCTATCAACCAGATCCAGAAAGTCCTTGAGGAACCTG AGCCAGAGAAGTCTACTCCTGCTCCCGCTTCTGCCCCTTCTTCTACTCCCTCTCTCAGCCTGTTCTCCCAGGTAGCTCCAGCCTCCTCAGCTGTATCCAGTCCTGGTGTGAGCACTCCCTCTTTGGCACCTCTTTCCGCTCCTGCAGTCAGGCCTCCACCTGTCTACACCACAGTCTCTGCCCCTGCTACAACCCCAACAATTGACCTCACCGTGGctccagccagcacagccaGTCCTGCACTGACCCTGATCACTACCCCTGCCGCCGtcgccaccaccaccagcacttCAGCTGCCCCAGCGCTGAGCCTGTCTAACCCACTACTGGAGTCCCTTAAGAACATGAAGAACAGCTCCCTCATCAGTTCTCCCTCACCCCTGGCTGCTACATCTGCAG CTCCAGCAGCATCTGTGATTACGCAGGCTCCTGTCTCTGTTGCCCCCGCTGGTCAAGGCACCGGAGCGTTGAAATCAGAGCCTGCCCTTGCTTCTCCACTGCCCATAGTGTCCGCTTCTCTGGCACCGGCCACTCAGTCAGCAAGCCCCATGCCCTCTGCCTTTGCCCAGATCCTGGCCCAGCcgctgcagcccttatctagcACCCTCAGTCCGGGAGGGAGCAGTCTATTCAGCCTCAAGCCTCAGGCAGCCCCTGCATCTGCTGCACCtacacccactgcatcaactaTCCCTACAATGCCTGCGAGCAGTGCAACCAACCCAGCGCCATCTGGGTTCAAGCCTATTTTTGGGGCAGCAACCACAGCGCCAGCCTCTGCTGCAGAAGTCAAACCCACGCAACCCGCTTTCAAGCCCATTTTTGGCAGCGCGGCTGAAGGCAGTCTAAGTGCGTTTGGTCAGCCAGCTACATCAGTTCCCTCTGCACCAGTGTCACAGAGCGCCACATCGCTTTTCGGGAACCTGACCAACACTCACCCAGCATCTGCATCGGTTGCATCATCCACGCCTGCCACCCAGACTCCCAGCAAATCTCTGTTTGGAAACTGGCCCTCTGCATCTGCTGCTCCTGCACCAGCTGTAAACAGCACCTTTCAGTTTGGAGCACCGTCATCAACACCTTCCTCAGGACTTGGTGGtggcaccaccaccaccagtagtagtagcagcaccACCTCCACCTTCCAATTTGGTGCTTTAAAACCCTCACAGACTGCTCCTCCAGCAGCTCCTCCAGCAGCTCCTCAGAGCACATTCATGTTTGGTCAGACACCTGCTGCGCCAAACTCTACCGCAACCACGTTTGGAGGGTTTGGCATGGTTAGCAACACAGCCACCACAACAGCGAGTGCCCCTACGACCCAGGCCACCTTTGGTAGCTCCTCATTCAGCACATCCACGTCCTTCCCCAACGCAACCACTCAGGCGCCTGCTGCAACAAAGCCTTTCACGTTCGGTGCTGGGAGTGGAGGGAGTGGGCCTGCACCGTTTGCGTTCGGAGTACCTGCTAGCACAGCAGCGCCTTCTTTTGGGACTCCAAGTCAATCTGCGTTTGGCAGCACCACAACAGCATCTACTTTCGGGACTCCCAGTCAGCCTGCGTTTGGCAGCACCACGGCAGCACCTACTTTCGGGACTGCAAGTCAACCTACATTTGGAAGTACCACAGCAGCGCCGACTTTTGGGACTCCAAGCCAGCCCACATTTGGCAGCACCACAGCAGCGCCTACTTTCGGGACTCCGACTCAACCTACGTTTGGAAGCGCCTCGACTGGCTTCTCTTTTGCGAACACCACCACCCAGTCAGTGGCTCCAGCCTTTGGGGCCACCACACAGACTGCTGCCCCTGTTCCTGCCCCTGCCTTTACGTTTGGAGGAGCCCCAGCTACCCCACAGAACAATGCCCAGAACGCACCTGCCCCTGCAGCTTCAGGAGGGTTCAATTTCACTGCATCACTGTCAGGAGCACAATTTGCAACACCTGCACCTGCAGCTCAGACTCAAGGGTTCACGTTCGGAAATAGTAATGCCGATAACAAGCTCACTTTTG GAACATCCACCCCTGCGTTTGGCAATTCTAACGCACCCATCCCATTTGGCAGTCCTGGAACACCTGTACAAGGATTTGGCGCCTCACCTTTTA ACACTCCTTCTGCCACCTTCTCGATTGGTGCGGGATCCAAACCATCCGGGACGCGGCAGAGGCTGCAGGCACGTAGGCAGCATGTGAGGAAGAAGTAA